In Nocardioides sp. InS609-2, a single genomic region encodes these proteins:
- a CDS encoding polyphenol oxidase family protein — translation MFRFRDTREGDVHVDVAFTDSSVDLQGLRPGFPELLTRLEAEMGGRFARLTQVHGGDVIVVDAPMALNAVPTGDALVTTAPRLGLMIRVADCVPVMLADPGAGVIGAVHAGRPGMVLDIATRTVEVMREQGARNIVGWLGPHVCGGCYEVPEQMRDEVAAVVPESYATTTWGTPSVDIGAGVRAQLGRAGVDVVEVGGCTREDAGLHSYRRDGAASGRLAGLVWMA, via the coding sequence GTGTTCCGGTTCCGCGACACCCGGGAAGGCGACGTCCATGTGGACGTCGCCTTCACCGACTCCTCCGTCGACCTCCAGGGCCTCCGGCCCGGGTTCCCTGAGCTCCTGACCCGGCTCGAGGCAGAGATGGGCGGGCGGTTCGCCCGGCTCACGCAGGTGCACGGGGGCGACGTCATCGTCGTGGACGCGCCGATGGCCCTCAACGCCGTGCCGACCGGTGACGCCCTGGTGACCACGGCTCCACGTCTGGGCCTGATGATTCGGGTCGCCGACTGCGTGCCCGTCATGCTCGCCGACCCCGGGGCCGGAGTCATCGGGGCGGTGCACGCCGGCCGGCCCGGGATGGTCCTCGACATCGCCACCCGCACCGTCGAGGTGATGCGTGAGCAGGGCGCCCGCAACATCGTGGGCTGGCTCGGACCACACGTCTGCGGCGGCTGCTATGAGGTGCCCGAGCAGATGCGCGACGAGGTGGCGGCGGTCGTGCCGGAGTCCTACGCAACGACCACCTGGGGCACCCCGTCGGTCGACATCGGCGCCGGAGTGCGTGCCCAACTCGGCAGGGCGGGCGTCGACGTCGTCGAGGTCGGCGGCTGCACCCGCGAGGACGCCGGGTTGCACTCCTACCGCCGCGACGGTGCTGCCTCCGGTCGGCTGGCGGGCCTGGTGTGGATGGCATGA
- a CDS encoding FtsQ-type POTRA domain-containing protein, translating into MSANAGAAPSNKGRERTRRRFARRQWARRWLTWRYVLAIVVLVAAVASVVWLVFFSAVLSVRSVTVTGADILSEREVKRAAAVPEGEQLAVLDISAMRARVEALVAVKSADVARHWPDGVEISIVERQVVAVVDLGGRWRGMDADGVVFRDYERPPGGVPRVQVLATADRDALREAAQVISSLPADLSDRVDHVEVETVDKIALVLRDERRVEWGSAEESDEKASVLTALLQARQAKVYDVSVPGQPVTSDIAR; encoded by the coding sequence ATGAGCGCCAATGCGGGAGCGGCGCCGAGCAACAAGGGCCGCGAGCGCACCCGCAGAAGGTTCGCGCGCCGCCAGTGGGCGCGCCGGTGGCTGACGTGGCGCTACGTGCTGGCCATCGTCGTGCTGGTCGCCGCCGTGGCCTCGGTCGTCTGGCTGGTCTTCTTCTCCGCCGTCCTGTCGGTCAGGTCCGTCACGGTGACGGGAGCCGACATCCTCAGCGAGCGGGAGGTCAAGAGAGCCGCCGCCGTGCCCGAGGGCGAGCAGCTCGCCGTGCTCGACATCTCCGCGATGCGGGCTCGCGTCGAGGCACTGGTCGCGGTGAAGTCGGCCGATGTGGCGCGCCACTGGCCCGATGGGGTCGAGATCAGCATCGTCGAGCGTCAGGTCGTCGCCGTCGTCGACCTTGGTGGCCGGTGGCGGGGCATGGACGCCGACGGCGTCGTCTTCCGCGACTACGAGCGCCCGCCCGGCGGCGTACCCCGCGTGCAGGTGCTCGCCACCGCCGACCGCGACGCGTTGCGCGAGGCCGCGCAGGTCATCTCCTCGCTGCCGGCCGATCTGTCCGACCGGGTCGACCATGTCGAGGTCGAGACCGTCGACAAGATCGCGCTGGTGCTGCGAGACGAGCGCCGGGTCGAGTGGGGGAGCGCGGAGGAGTCGGACGAGAAGGCCAGTGTCCTCACCGCGCTGCTCCAGGCCCGTCAGGCCAAGGTCTACGACGTCAGCGTCCCGGGCCAGCCCGTCACCAGCGACATCGCGAGATAA
- a CDS encoding TraR/DksA C4-type zinc finger protein — MARSTRKSLTGTAAAAARKIVGRKSAAAPTTKKAAPATKTVPAKKAAATKKAAPAKKTAPAKRAAPTKKAAPAKKPAPAKKAAPTKKAAPAKKAAPAKKVAPVKKAPPAKTAAKKLAAPAKAVSPKRDVAARKTPATKAPVKKAAPRKASAGSLAVKEGETAWTKGELKEVLDELHGHRDRLVTLLEEQERELVGLMRDAGDGAGHDQADMGATSFERDHELTVVNNEREMLAQIDRALARIDDGTYGICESCGEPIGKMRAMAFPRATLCLPCKQREERR, encoded by the coding sequence GTGGCTCGCAGTACGCGCAAATCGTTGACGGGTACGGCGGCTGCTGCAGCCAGGAAGATCGTCGGCCGGAAGTCAGCTGCCGCCCCCACCACGAAGAAGGCTGCGCCGGCCACGAAGACTGTTCCCGCGAAGAAGGCCGCAGCCACCAAGAAGGCCGCGCCGGCCAAGAAGACGGCGCCTGCAAAGAGGGCCGCACCCACCAAGAAGGCCGCGCCGGCCAAGAAGCCGGCGCCCGCGAAGAAGGCCGCACCCACCAAGAAGGCCGCGCCGGCCAAGAAGGCCGCGCCCGCAAAGAAGGTTGCCCCCGTGAAGAAGGCTCCGCCGGCCAAGACGGCTGCCAAGAAGTTGGCCGCACCCGCCAAGGCCGTGTCGCCCAAGCGCGACGTGGCGGCTCGCAAGACGCCCGCCACGAAGGCGCCGGTCAAGAAGGCCGCGCCGCGCAAGGCATCGGCCGGCTCGCTGGCGGTCAAGGAAGGCGAGACCGCCTGGACCAAGGGCGAGCTCAAGGAGGTTCTCGACGAGCTGCACGGGCACCGCGACCGTCTGGTCACCCTCCTCGAGGAGCAGGAGCGCGAGCTGGTCGGTCTCATGAGGGACGCCGGCGACGGCGCCGGCCACGACCAGGCAGACATGGGCGCGACCAGTTTCGAGCGTGACCACGAGCTCACCGTCGTCAACAACGAGCGGGAGATGCTGGCCCAGATCGACCGGGCCCTGGCGCGCATCGACGACGGCACCTACGGCATCTGCGAGTCGTGCGGGGAGCCCATCGGCAAGATGCGGGCCATGGCCTTCCCGCGTGCCACACTGTGCCTGCCATGCAAGCAACGGGAGGAGCGTCGCTGA
- the lspA gene encoding signal peptidase II, with translation MQATGGASLNTSDHAESHQPASTSPGRSLWWLFPGAALIAYAVDLGTKTWAVGALDDGRDRELIGDLLTLHLTFNPGAAFSTGTEYTVLLTCLAIVAVCLVLVFSLRVRSGLWAVAFGLLLAGVGGNLTDRLFRAPGPMRGHVVDFLQLPNWPVFNVADICINLAAGLIILQTFRGIALNGSRDRDEPADAGDQPDGATS, from the coding sequence ATGCAAGCAACGGGAGGAGCGTCGCTGAACACCAGCGACCACGCCGAGTCACACCAGCCGGCGTCTACGTCACCGGGGCGAAGCCTGTGGTGGCTCTTCCCCGGCGCCGCCCTGATCGCGTACGCGGTCGACCTCGGCACCAAGACGTGGGCCGTTGGCGCCCTCGACGACGGCCGCGACCGCGAGCTCATCGGTGACCTGCTCACCTTGCACCTCACGTTCAACCCGGGCGCTGCGTTCTCGACCGGGACTGAATACACCGTGCTTCTCACCTGCCTGGCCATCGTCGCGGTCTGCCTCGTGCTGGTATTCAGCCTCCGGGTGCGCAGTGGGCTTTGGGCGGTGGCCTTCGGGCTGCTGCTGGCCGGTGTGGGCGGCAACCTCACCGACCGGCTCTTCCGTGCGCCGGGCCCGATGCGCGGCCACGTCGTCGACTTCCTTCAGCTGCCCAACTGGCCCGTCTTCAACGTCGCCGACATCTGCATCAACCTCGCCGCCGGGCTGATCATCCTGCAGACGTTCCGGGGGATCGCGCTCAACGGGTCGCGCGACCGTGACGAGCCTGCCGACGCGGGCGACCAGCCCGATGGGGCCACGTCGTGA
- the murC gene encoding UDP-N-acetylmuramate--L-alanine ligase produces the protein MRVPVPDVLLPAAELGRIHFIGIGGAGLSAIARIMARRGLPVTGSDNQDTPFLPSLRELGVTCHLGYAAGHLGDADTVVVTTAARDDNPEVLEAQRRGLRVLPRSAGLAAVMAGQRVLAVAGTHGKTSASSLLTAALLHAGADPAYAIGGVLSATGLNADAGSDALFVAEADESDGAFLVYSPYAAIVTNIEADHLDQWGTEEAYRAAFTEFVGRIDADGLLVTWADSDATRDLAAAARAAGRRVITYGRSTDADVTPADLEVELLVPGEHNVMNALGALALGAALGFDAGSLRAGLASYAGTARRMELKGAARGVRVYDSYAHHPTEIAGDLQAARSVAGPGRVIAAFQPHLVSRTRIFGAEMGAALGAADEVVVLDVYLARDEVDPDVTGALVADAVPLPEGCVTFVPDFDDVPAELVRRASDGDLIITLGAGTITSIGPRVLELLADR, from the coding sequence ATGAGGGTGCCCGTGCCCGACGTGCTGCTGCCAGCCGCCGAGCTTGGCCGCATCCACTTCATCGGCATCGGCGGCGCCGGGCTGTCGGCGATCGCGCGCATCATGGCCAGGCGCGGACTGCCGGTCACCGGCAGCGACAACCAGGACACCCCGTTCCTGCCGTCGCTGCGTGAGCTCGGCGTGACCTGCCACCTCGGCTACGCCGCCGGGCACCTCGGCGACGCCGACACAGTCGTGGTCACGACCGCCGCGCGCGACGACAACCCCGAGGTGCTCGAGGCGCAGCGTCGTGGGCTGCGGGTGCTGCCCCGGTCCGCCGGCCTGGCCGCGGTGATGGCCGGCCAGCGGGTGCTCGCCGTCGCGGGCACGCACGGCAAGACGTCTGCCAGCAGCCTGCTCACCGCTGCGCTCCTGCACGCCGGGGCCGACCCGGCCTACGCCATCGGCGGGGTGCTCTCCGCGACCGGCCTGAACGCCGACGCCGGCTCCGACGCGCTCTTCGTCGCCGAGGCCGACGAGAGCGACGGCGCCTTCCTCGTCTACTCACCATATGCCGCCATCGTGACAAATATCGAGGCAGACCACCTCGACCAGTGGGGGACCGAGGAGGCCTACCGCGCGGCCTTCACCGAGTTCGTCGGCCGCATCGACGCCGACGGCCTGCTCGTGACGTGGGCCGACTCCGACGCCACCCGCGACCTCGCCGCCGCGGCCCGGGCTGCAGGTCGTCGGGTGATCACCTACGGCCGCTCAACCGACGCCGACGTCACGCCGGCCGACCTCGAGGTCGAGCTCCTCGTGCCGGGTGAGCACAACGTCATGAACGCGCTCGGGGCGCTCGCCCTCGGCGCCGCCCTGGGTTTCGACGCAGGTTCGCTGCGCGCCGGCCTCGCGTCGTACGCCGGAACGGCCCGGCGGATGGAGCTCAAGGGCGCCGCCCGCGGAGTGCGCGTCTACGACAGCTACGCGCACCACCCGACCGAGATCGCGGGCGACCTGCAGGCAGCCCGGTCGGTGGCCGGGCCGGGACGGGTCATCGCAGCCTTCCAGCCGCACCTCGTCTCGCGCACCCGGATCTTCGGCGCCGAGATGGGCGCGGCCCTCGGTGCGGCCGACGAGGTCGTCGTACTCGATGTCTATCTCGCGCGCGACGAGGTCGACCCCGACGTCACCGGTGCGCTGGTGGCCGACGCGGTGCCTCTGCCGGAGGGCTGTGTGACGTTCGTGCCCGACTTCGACGACGTGCCTGCCGAGCTCGTACGACGCGCTTCCGACGGCGACCTGATCATCACCCTGGGCGCCGGCACCATCACCTCGATCGGCCCCCGCGTGCTCGAGCTGCTGGCGGACCGATGA
- a CDS encoding DivIVA domain-containing protein, whose protein sequence is MPLTPEDVSLKRFTPVRLREGYDMGEVDQFLDEVEAELARLTKDNNDLRAKLSSAQVSGSTSTPAPARVEEKAPEPVKEPEAVKETPAPVAAAVAAPAAVETVQVQTMPQASNAAARLLEIATRNADELVEEAKEEADKIVGSARTKAERLESESKGKSDRLEADARQRSQMLDSETAERRQQMFGDLEKERDKLNGEVENLRSFEREYRSRLKSYFTQQLAALDGNAESDAPTTGLGGSAGPGGEVSAPKRLRSILGDDEA, encoded by the coding sequence ATGCCGCTGACGCCTGAGGACGTGAGCCTGAAGCGCTTTACTCCCGTCCGGCTCCGCGAGGGGTACGACATGGGGGAGGTCGACCAGTTCCTCGACGAGGTGGAGGCCGAGCTGGCTCGCCTCACCAAGGACAACAACGATCTTCGGGCCAAGCTCTCTTCGGCGCAGGTCTCCGGCTCGACCTCCACGCCTGCTCCCGCGCGCGTCGAGGAGAAGGCGCCCGAGCCGGTCAAGGAGCCGGAGGCGGTGAAGGAGACTCCGGCGCCCGTCGCCGCTGCGGTCGCCGCGCCTGCTGCGGTCGAGACGGTCCAGGTCCAGACGATGCCGCAGGCGTCCAACGCCGCCGCGCGTCTTCTCGAGATCGCGACCCGCAATGCCGACGAGCTGGTCGAGGAAGCCAAGGAAGAGGCCGACAAGATCGTCGGTTCTGCCCGCACCAAGGCCGAGCGCCTGGAGTCGGAGTCGAAGGGCAAGTCCGACCGCCTCGAGGCGGACGCCCGCCAGCGTTCGCAGATGCTCGACTCCGAGACGGCCGAGCGTCGCCAGCAGATGTTCGGTGACCTCGAGAAGGAGCGCGACAAGCTCAACGGTGAGGTCGAGAACCTCCGCTCGTTCGAGCGCGAGTACCGCTCCCGCCTCAAGAGCTACTTCACCCAGCAGCTCGCCGCTCTCGACGGCAACGCCGAGAGCGACGCGCCCACCACGGGTCTCGGCGGGTCGGCTGGACCCGGCGGCGAGGTGTCGGCACCCAAGCGGCTCCGTTCGATCCTCGGTGACGACGAGGCCTGA
- the sepF gene encoding cell division protein SepF has protein sequence MSGAMRRIGEYLGLLEDTGRYDEYTGGAGDDVTSSHEQVDRRPAPVSDLSERRRPASVPTAGVVAELSRITTLHPSTYNEARTVGEEFRDGTPVIMNLSEMDDSDAKRLVDFAAGLVFATRGSIERVTNKVFLLSPPNVTVAAEDKERIAEGGFFNQS, from the coding sequence ATGAGCGGCGCGATGCGCAGGATCGGCGAGTACCTCGGCCTGCTCGAGGACACCGGTCGGTACGACGAGTACACCGGCGGAGCAGGCGATGACGTGACCTCGTCACATGAGCAGGTCGACCGTCGTCCCGCCCCCGTTTCCGACCTGTCCGAGCGCCGCCGTCCGGCCTCGGTCCCGACCGCCGGAGTGGTAGCCGAGTTGAGCCGCATCACGACCTTGCACCCCAGCACCTACAACGAGGCGCGCACCGTCGGCGAGGAGTTCCGCGACGGCACCCCGGTGATCATGAACCTCTCCGAGATGGACGACTCCGACGCCAAGCGTCTGGTCGACTTCGCTGCCGGCCTGGTGTTCGCCACCCGCGGAAGCATCGAGCGCGTCACCAACAAGGTGTTCCTGCTCTCGCCTCCCAATGTCACGGTGGCCGCCGAGGACAAGGAGCGCATCGCTGAGGGCGGCTTCTTCAACCAGAGCTGA
- a CDS encoding YggS family pyridoxal phosphate-dependent enzyme — protein sequence MSERADEIAAGLADVRRRIEVASEAAEHDEPAVLVVVTKYFPPGDVRILADLGVTDVGENRHQEAQQKAHQCADLGLRWHFIGGLQSNKAAAVAGYADVVESVDRVKLVAGLQRGAHDRGGGVDVLLQVSLDAPGSDRRAGADPGDLESLAMRVGECAALRLRGIMAVAPLGEDPDTAFSRLGEIRAALLAQHPGATQLSAGMSGDLEAAIRHGATHVRVGSAVLGPRPPVL from the coding sequence ATGAGCGAGCGCGCAGACGAGATCGCGGCCGGCCTGGCCGACGTACGCCGTCGCATCGAGGTCGCCAGTGAGGCGGCCGAGCACGACGAGCCGGCCGTGCTCGTCGTGGTGACCAAGTACTTCCCGCCCGGTGACGTGCGCATCCTGGCCGACCTCGGAGTGACCGACGTCGGCGAGAACCGGCACCAGGAGGCGCAGCAGAAGGCCCACCAATGTGCCGACCTCGGTCTGCGCTGGCACTTCATCGGCGGCCTGCAGAGCAACAAGGCCGCCGCGGTGGCGGGCTATGCCGACGTCGTCGAGTCGGTCGACCGGGTCAAGCTGGTCGCCGGGCTGCAGCGCGGTGCCCACGATCGCGGTGGAGGCGTCGACGTACTCCTGCAGGTGAGTCTCGATGCACCTGGCAGCGACCGGCGTGCAGGCGCCGACCCGGGCGATCTGGAGTCGTTGGCGATGCGGGTGGGGGAGTGCGCAGCCCTGCGGTTGAGGGGAATCATGGCGGTCGCGCCCCTCGGCGAGGACCCCGACACGGCGTTCTCGCGGCTGGGCGAGATCCGGGCCGCGCTGCTCGCTCAGCACCCGGGCGCCACCCAGCTCTCGGCCGGCATGAGTGGCGACCTCGAAGCAGCGATCAGACACGGCGCGACACACGTGCGTGTCGGCTCGGCGGTCCTCGGTCCGAGGCCCCCCGTCTTGTAG
- the ftsZ gene encoding cell division protein FtsZ, translated as MAAAQNYLAIIKVVGIGGGGVNAVNRMIEVGLKGVEFIAINTDAQALLMSDADVKLDIGRELTRGLGAGANPDVGAQAAEDHADEIEEVMKGADMVFVTAGEGGGTGTGGAPIVARIARSLGALTIGVVTRPFAFEGRRRANSAEEGISQLREEVDTLIVIPNDRLLSISDRSVSVLDAFKQADQVLLQGVSGITDLITTPGLINLDFADVKSVMANAGSALMGIGSARGEDRSVMAAEQAVSSPLLEASIDGAHGVLLSIAGGSDLGLFEINEAAALVSDSAHPEANIIFGATIDDALGDEVRVTVIAAGFDGGMPKRREGESGLRRPAQQTQTQAETRAAVQTAATQRPEARQPASVGAGQSSAPARSSEPAPPATPAAPVRQAKPVQFDDDDLDIPDFLK; from the coding sequence GTGGCAGCAGCGCAGAACTACCTGGCCATCATCAAGGTCGTGGGTATCGGTGGTGGTGGAGTCAACGCCGTCAACCGGATGATCGAGGTCGGTCTGAAGGGCGTGGAGTTCATCGCCATCAACACCGACGCCCAGGCCCTCCTCATGAGCGACGCCGACGTCAAGCTCGACATCGGCCGTGAGCTCACCCGCGGACTCGGCGCCGGCGCCAACCCCGATGTGGGCGCCCAGGCCGCCGAGGACCACGCCGACGAGATCGAAGAGGTCATGAAGGGCGCCGACATGGTCTTCGTGACCGCCGGCGAGGGTGGCGGCACCGGCACCGGCGGCGCGCCGATCGTGGCTCGCATCGCCCGCTCGCTGGGTGCCCTGACCATCGGCGTCGTGACCCGCCCGTTCGCCTTCGAGGGCCGCCGTCGCGCCAACTCCGCGGAGGAGGGCATCTCCCAGCTCCGCGAAGAGGTCGACACCCTCATCGTGATCCCCAACGACCGGCTGCTCTCCATCAGCGACCGCAGCGTCTCGGTTCTCGACGCCTTCAAGCAGGCCGACCAGGTGCTGCTCCAGGGCGTCTCGGGCATCACCGACCTGATCACCACCCCCGGCCTGATCAACCTCGACTTCGCCGACGTGAAGTCCGTGATGGCCAACGCCGGCTCCGCCCTGATGGGCATCGGCTCGGCCCGCGGCGAGGACCGCTCGGTGATGGCCGCCGAGCAGGCCGTCTCGAGCCCGCTGCTCGAAGCGAGCATCGACGGCGCGCACGGCGTGCTGCTCTCGATCGCCGGTGGCTCCGACCTCGGCCTGTTCGAGATCAACGAGGCGGCAGCCCTGGTGTCCGACTCGGCGCACCCGGAGGCCAACATCATCTTCGGTGCCACTATCGACGACGCGCTCGGTGACGAGGTCCGCGTGACCGTCATCGCGGCCGGCTTCGACGGCGGCATGCCCAAACGTCGCGAAGGCGAGTCGGGCCTGCGTCGCCCGGCCCAGCAGACCCAGACCCAGGCCGAGACCCGGGCCGCCGTCCAGACGGCCGCGACCCAGCGCCCGGAGGCCCGGCAGCCCGCGTCGGTCGGGGCAGGTCAGTCCTCTGCACCGGCTCGTTCGTCCGAGCCGGCCCCACCCGCCACCCCGGCTGCACCGGTCCGCCAGGCCAAGCCGGTCCAGTTCGACGACGACGACCTCGACATCCCCGACTTCCTGAAGTAG
- a CDS encoding YggT family protein, translating into MLLVGQILYGILWFFIALLWVRFIIDWVQVFARNWRPSGPLLVILEVVYSLTDPPIKLVRRWLPTLRIGSVALDLSFLVVMIVAWLLLQVVVMVFFG; encoded by the coding sequence GTGTTGCTCGTTGGTCAGATCCTCTACGGGATCCTCTGGTTCTTCATCGCCCTGCTGTGGGTGCGTTTCATCATCGACTGGGTGCAGGTCTTTGCGCGCAACTGGCGCCCCAGCGGGCCGCTGCTCGTCATCCTCGAGGTCGTCTACTCGCTGACGGATCCGCCGATCAAGCTGGTCCGTCGCTGGCTGCCCACGCTGCGGATAGGCTCCGTCGCGCTCGACCTCAGCTTCCTGGTGGTCATGATCGTGGCCTGGCTGCTGCTGCAGGTCGTGGTCATGGTGTTCTTCGGTTGA
- a CDS encoding AAA family ATPase: MTARLIHLNGPPGVGKSTLAARWTAEHPGTLNCDIDVLRTLVGGWREDFSGTGELIRPVALAMISAYLAGGHDVVMPQLIARAQEQERFEHAALSVGARLVLVFVDAPDESLRVRWRRRTGQDAWAAASVAVVEAHGGDEVVDRFAGQIRERARARPEAPVLMAPEGEIDATYDALVRLLG, from the coding sequence GTGACGGCCCGGCTCATCCACCTCAACGGCCCGCCGGGCGTCGGGAAGTCGACGCTTGCGGCCCGCTGGACCGCCGAGCACCCCGGCACCCTGAACTGCGACATCGACGTGCTGCGCACGCTGGTGGGCGGCTGGCGGGAAGACTTCTCCGGGACGGGTGAGCTGATCCGCCCGGTTGCCCTGGCGATGATCTCCGCGTACCTGGCCGGCGGCCACGACGTCGTAATGCCTCAGCTCATCGCGCGGGCGCAGGAGCAGGAGCGCTTCGAACATGCCGCGCTGAGCGTTGGCGCGCGGCTGGTCCTGGTCTTCGTCGACGCCCCGGACGAGTCGCTGCGCGTCCGCTGGCGCCGACGAACCGGCCAGGACGCGTGGGCCGCCGCGTCGGTGGCGGTGGTCGAGGCACACGGAGGCGACGAGGTCGTCGACCGCTTCGCCGGGCAGATCCGGGAACGGGCCCGTGCTCGCCCCGAAGCGCCGGTGCTGATGGCTCCGGAGGGCGAGATCGACGCGACGTACGACGCGTTGGTGCGATTGCTCGGCTGA
- a CDS encoding GNAT family N-acetyltransferase, giving the protein MSDPDLTIRRGTREDLAAVAELYLVVRKAAEPLMPPLAHDDDDVRAWVGDWSLHLREVWLAFAGDRLVGFVNLTPHWLNSLYVDPAAQREGVGSALLDMVKARLEDGFALWVFESNTPARDFYLRHGLVELERTDGWGNEERSPDIKMAWPGTDAVGFYRWMIDEVDDQIADLLSRRVALTRAVQPHKTSDERDAVREREIAERMAGSAPELGAGRIARIMDVVITESLDATDR; this is encoded by the coding sequence ATGTCTGACCCTGACCTGACCATCCGGCGCGGCACGCGCGAAGACCTGGCGGCCGTGGCCGAGCTCTACCTGGTGGTGCGCAAGGCCGCCGAGCCGCTGATGCCGCCGCTGGCCCACGACGACGACGACGTCCGCGCCTGGGTCGGCGACTGGAGCCTGCACCTGCGTGAGGTCTGGCTGGCGTTCGCCGGCGACCGGCTCGTCGGCTTCGTCAACCTCACCCCGCACTGGCTCAACTCCTTGTATGTCGACCCGGCCGCGCAGCGCGAGGGTGTCGGCAGCGCGCTGCTCGACATGGTGAAGGCGCGTCTCGAGGACGGCTTCGCGCTGTGGGTGTTCGAGTCCAACACCCCGGCCCGTGACTTCTACCTGCGGCACGGGCTCGTCGAGCTCGAGCGCACCGACGGCTGGGGCAACGAGGAACGCTCGCCCGACATCAAGATGGCCTGGCCGGGGACCGACGCGGTCGGGTTCTACCGCTGGATGATCGACGAGGTGGACGACCAGATCGCCGACCTGCTCTCCCGCCGGGTCGCGCTCACCCGCGCCGTACAGCCGCACAAGACCAGTGACGAGCGTGACGCCGTCCGGGAGCGCGAGATCGCCGAGCGGATGGCTGGGAGCGCGCCCGAGCTGGGCGCCGGGCGGATCGCCCGGATCATGGATGTCGTCATCACCGAGTCGCTCGACGCCACCGACCGGTGA
- a CDS encoding RluA family pseudouridine synthase produces the protein MSAFADHRTVLVPEGLAGERVDAAMARMFGFSRTRAADLIRQGHVQLDGGPVGKSDRVHTGSVLDVAIPVEVDPLEIRAEIVEGIKIIHDDDSIVVIDKPVGVAVHPSPGWSGPTVVGHLAGAGFRIATSGASERQGIVQRLDVGTSGVMVITKSERAYSVLKNAFRHRTVDKTYHALVQGHPDPHEGTVDAPIGRHPRHDYKFAVMADGRNSVTHYSTLEAHRFASLLEVHLETGRTHQIRVHMAALKHPCVGDLTYGADPTLAARVGLERQWLHAVKLGFEHPDSGEYVEYESSHPDDLAHALEVIRDSD, from the coding sequence GTGAGTGCCTTCGCCGACCATCGCACCGTGCTCGTGCCCGAAGGCCTCGCCGGCGAGCGCGTCGACGCCGCGATGGCCCGGATGTTCGGGTTCTCGCGCACCCGCGCGGCTGACCTGATCAGGCAGGGGCACGTCCAGCTCGATGGCGGACCCGTTGGCAAGAGCGACCGGGTGCACACCGGCTCGGTGCTCGACGTTGCGATCCCGGTCGAGGTCGACCCGCTCGAGATCAGGGCCGAGATCGTCGAGGGCATCAAGATCATCCACGACGACGACTCGATCGTGGTGATCGACAAGCCCGTCGGAGTCGCCGTACACCCCTCGCCGGGATGGTCCGGCCCGACCGTCGTCGGGCACCTCGCCGGGGCGGGCTTCCGGATCGCCACCAGCGGCGCCTCCGAGCGCCAGGGCATCGTGCAGCGTCTCGACGTCGGCACCTCGGGCGTCATGGTGATCACCAAGTCCGAGCGCGCCTACTCCGTGCTCAAGAACGCGTTCCGCCACCGCACCGTCGACAAGACCTACCACGCGCTCGTGCAGGGCCACCCCGACCCGCACGAGGGCACCGTCGACGCACCCATCGGCCGGCACCCACGACACGACTACAAGTTCGCCGTGATGGCCGACGGGCGCAACAGCGTCACCCACTACTCCACGCTCGAGGCACACCGCTTCGCCAGCCTGCTCGAGGTGCATCTGGAGACCGGTCGCACCCACCAGATCCGGGTGCACATGGCGGCGCTCAAGCACCCGTGCGTCGGCGACCTCACCTACGGCGCCGACCCGACGCTCGCCGCCCGGGTGGGCCTCGAGCGGCAGTGGTTGCACGCGGTGAAGCTCGGCTTCGAGCACCCCGACTCCGGAGAGTACGTCGAGTACGAGTCGTCGCATCCCGACGACCTGGCGCACGCGCTCGAGGTCATCCGGGACTCCGACTGA